The Mobula birostris isolate sMobBir1 chromosome 14, sMobBir1.hap1, whole genome shotgun sequence genome includes a region encoding these proteins:
- the rxfp3.3a3 gene encoding relaxin-3 receptor 1, with amino-acid sequence MDDLVLNATLWIYNCTLVSGAHNCSMYEMAFHGDGSHVLRIFISITYSMVCAVGLVGNLLVFLLMKAKPGRSKSTICVFILNLAATDFQFVLTLPFWAVDTALDFSWPFGDAMCKIIQSVTVMNMYAGVFFLTAMGIARYWSVASALKARNSQLSCSVKWVSALLWAAAGLATLPTAVFATVSSTAGEKLCLLDFPDNGQYWLALYHIQKIILAFILPLVILSVSYLLLIRFLRHQHIGASNPRRKSRVTRSITIVMLAFFCCWLPNHLITFWGVLVKLNVIPWDNTYYSLQTYAFPVTVCLAHTNSCLNPVLYCLMRREFRKSMKKIFWKISTPALARKVAIRPFSGPVNRESTHIQVGIPLDIIESARYSPDSDSHSMCENGATNGSTEPKPN; translated from the coding sequence ATGGATGACTTGGTGTTGAACGCTACGTTGTGGATTTACAACTGTACTCTAGTGTCTGGCGCCCATAACTGCAGCATGTACGAGATGGCGTTTCACGGAGACGGCTCTCACGTTTTGAGAATCTTCATCTCCATCACCTACTCGATGGTTTGCGCCGTCGGCCTAGTTGGAAACTTGCTGGTCTTTTTGCTGATGAAGGCTAAACCAGGGCGCAGCAAGTCCACCATCTGCGTCTTCATTCTCAACCTGGCGGCGACCGACTTCCAGTTCGTCCTGACCCTTCCGTTCTGGGCAGTGGACACAGCCTTGGACTTCAGCTGGCCCTTTGGAGATGCCATGTGTAAAATCATCCAGTCGGTGACGGTCATGAACATGTACGCGGGCGTTTTCTTCCTGACAGCGATGGGCATCGCCCGTTACTGGTCAGTGGCTTCGGCTCTGAAGGCAAGGAATAGCCAGCTGTCTTGCTCCGTCAAATGGGTCAGCGCGCTACTCTGGGCCGCCGCCGGCCTGGCCACGCTGCCCACCGCCGTCTTCGCCACCGTCAGCAGCACTGCCGGCGAGAAACTCTGTCTGCTGGACTTCCCGGACAATGGACAATACTGGCTGGCGCTGTACCACATCCAGAAGATCATCCTGGCCTTCATCCTGCCGCTAGTCATCTTGTCCGTGTCTTATTTGCTCCTGATCAGGTTCCTGAGACATCAACACATTGGTGCCAGCAACCCCAGGAGAAAGTCCCGAGTAACTAGATCCATCACCATCGTTATGCTTGCCTTCTTCTGCTGTTGGCTACCCAATCACTTGATAACATTTTGGGGCGTCCTGGTCAAACTCAACGTCATACCTTGGGACAACACATACTACTCCTTGCAGACCTATGCTTTCCCCGTCACTGTGTGCTTGGCGCACACCAACAGCTGCCTGAACCCTGTGCTGTATTGCTTAATGAGAAGAGAGTTCAGGAAATCCATGAAAAAGATCTTTTGGAAGATATCCACGCCGGCTCTGGCTCGCAAGGTTGCAATACGACCTTTCTCTGGCCCTGTCAATCGGGAATCCACGCACATCCAGGTCGGGATTCCCCTGGATATTATCGAGAGCGCTCGCTACAGCCCAGACTCGGATTCCCACAGTATGTGTGAAAACGGTGCAACCAACGGCAGCACGGAGCCGAAGCCTAACTAA